The Pirellulales bacterium genome segment TCGGCGAGAGCGACAACCACCCGCCGCGTAGCGGCGAGAGGATTTAGCCGTGGGCGCGAGCCCACGGAGATCGAGCAATCGGCGGCAGCAAGCCGCGTAGCGGCGAAAGAGCGTTCGCGGACGACCTCTGCCGCCGCTACGCGGCTTTCCCGACCGACGACCCTACGGTCCGTGGGCTCGCGCCCACGGCTAAACTCTCCCGCCGCTACGCGGCGACGACGATAACGGATGACATCAAACCGCATTTCCCGTCTATTTCTATGGCCAACACGTACACGAATCTCCTCTATCACATCGTATTCAGCACCAAGGACCGCATTTCGCTCATCGAACCGTCGGTCCGCCCCGATTTGCACGGCTATCTGGGTGGCATCGTGCGCGAGCTAGGAGGCACGGCGCTGGAAATTGGCGGAGTCGCCGACCACGTGCATTTGCTGGTCAAGCTGCCGCCGAAAATAGCGATCTCGGATTTCATGCGAGAGCTAAAAGCGAATTCGTCGAAGTGGATGAATGAGCAGAGGATGAAGCTGCGCAAGTTCGGTTGGCAGGACGGTTATGCGGCGTTCAGCGTCAGCAAATCGCAGGTGCCGAGCGTGCGGAATACATCCAAAATCAAGAGCGTCATCATCAGCGGCTGGGCTTCCAGGAAGAGTTTCGGGGACTGCTGCGGCGGCACGAAATTGAATTTGATGAGCGATACATTTGGGGATGACTTCGACGGCTTGCGATTGCGATAGCGGAAGAAACCAGCCGCGTCGCGGCGAAAGAGTTTAGCCGTGGGCGCCAGCCCACGGAGTTTGGGCAATCGGCAGAGCAAAGCCGCGTAGCGGCGAAAGAGCGTTTGCGTGCGGACCTCTGTCGCCGCTACGCGGCTTCTCAAATCGTTTCGGTCCGTGTTCCGTGGGCTCGCGCCCACGGCTAAACTCTGTCGCCGCTACGCGGCGAGCCGATTGCCGGCCAAATGCCCACCCTACAACGCCCCCTCTCCATAATTCATATACGGCTGCAACATCGCGGCCACCACGTCGGGCACGGGCGTGTTCGTCAGCCGGTTGTAAACGTAACTCGCCGAGACGCCGCCGCCGTCGCTCTCGCTGGCGATGTCGGGCTTGTGGCCGATGGAAAGCGCCTTGGCCCGCAGGTAAAGATCGGCCGCCGTTTCCAGCACGGCCGTCTTGAACACTTGCCAGCGGCCGGAAAGTTCGGTGGCGGTGAGGCCGGCGATGTAGGTCACCATCACCGAGCCGACCGTGGCGGGGAACCAGAAGGCGCGGCGGACGAGATGCCCGGACCAGCTTATCGGCTGCCCGCCGTAGATCGACGGGTTTTCGACCTTCAAAAAGTAATCGCTCCCTTGTTGCAAGATGGTGTTGGTGCCGAACGAGTTGGCAACTTGCCCGAAGCAGCCGGTGGCGTCTTCGCGCACCTCGGTGATCGACCGCACGGGCAACTGCTGCAGTTGGATGATGTTCGGCGCGAAGTAGAATCCGGGGATGGCCCGCTCGTGGTTGCTGGCGACCACGTAGTGCGGGTCGTTGGTGTTGGTGGCGCCTTGCTCGCGCGGGTAATACTCGACCCACGTCTGCTGCTCGACTTCGCCCCAGCCCAGAAAATCTTTCACGTGCTGCTCGGCGAGCGCCTGCACCTGCGTGGCCAGCGCGGTCATGGAGGCCAGGCCGAGGTAGGTTTGGATGTCGTTGTTTGAGGTAATCATTGGTCAGTTGTCTGTGGTAGGGTGGGAGCGAGCGAGCTTGCGAGCGCCGGCCCACCGGAGGCAAGGCGTTAGGCGATGGGCGTTAGGCGTTAGGGCGCTAGGTATGACCTCACAACCGAGAGCCAACGCCTGTTTGTTGGTGGGCCGGCGCTCGCAAGCTCGCTGGTCCCACCCTACGCTGAACGGACAAATTCTGCGGATAGACTTTCTGCCTCGATGGTCACCGTGCAGAGCGGCTGCTCGAGGCAAACGATGTTCGCGCCGAGGCGCTCGGCGCGGAGGGCGAAATGATAGTCGCCGCCGGGCCAAACGTTGGTGGACCAGCCGCCGAGCGTCTGCCAGAGCCAGCGCTTGAATGCCCGCACGCCGATGCCGTCGATCTCGCGGCGCTCGAAGGCGCCGCGCTGGTAGCGGTGCTCGACTTCGGGCCATTTTTCGATGCCACACCGCTCCACCACCGCCTGCTGGTGATACCAGCCGAACACATAGTCGTAGCCGGCGGAGAGCGCGGCGCGGATCTCGGCCAGAGCGTAAGGCGCGAGGAGATCGTGGTCGTCGACCTCGACGATGTCGTGCGCGGCCGGCGCGAGCGCCGTGGCGGCGTTGCGCAGCCGGTTCACGCAGGCCACGGGCGGCGTGGGCCGAGCGTAGGCGCAGTGCAGCCAGACGAGTTGTTGGGCCGGAATCATTTGCCCGATCTCGTCTGCGACGCGCGGATTGGCCTGGTCGTTGTCAACCGCGACGATCCAACAATCGTCGGGCGAAAGTTGCCCGGCGATCGCGCGGGCCTGCTTCCGCAGCCAATGCCAGCGACGGCGAGTGGGAGTGATGAGTGCGAGGGACATGGGGAATTTTGGATTTTCGATTTTGGATTTTGGATTGCGGTCGGCAGTTGTGTCGGCCCGATGGGGTGACCGTTATGGCCGCAGGCCCCGTAGCACCGAAGGTGCGTCATTCGATAGCCCGGGGTGCAGCGCAGCGGAACCCTGGGTTAGCGGAATCCATTCATCGTCGGTGCTACGAGGTTCGCAATCTCCGCCGCGCGGTGGGCGTACGTGTGTTGCTCCATTACCAATCGCCGCGAACGCTCGCCGCGGCGGCGACGCTCGTCTACGTCGGACATCGCCGCGCGCACGACCGCAATCAATTCATCCGACCTCGAATAAACCCACGCGGCCAATGTCGCTGGGGGCGAGCTGGCGTCGTGGCAGCGGGCGATGTAACACGCGCCCATGCCGCACGCCAAATACGTGCGATCGCTCGTGTAGCCGGGCAAGTCGCTGCGCCAATCGACGCCCAACACCACGCCGCAACGACTCGCCAACTCCGGCAGCTTGAGCGGATGCACCCAAGGCTGCCACTGGACGCCCGATGGCACGGGATCGCTGCCGGCCATGCCGGTCCACAAGACGCGAAAGCCGGCGTCGGCCAAGGCGCGAGCGTCGGCGCGACGCTGCACGTAGCCCGTGCTGCCCAAGACGAGCACGTCCCACTCGGGCTGTCGGCGATGTTCGCAGGCCGGCATCTCGGCCGGGCAAGCCTGGTCGAGCCAACGAGCGTTGATGCCGAGTTGATGATATTCATCGACGAGCGATCGCTCTTTCACGAACACAATGTCCATGCCCCGCATCACGGCGGCGAAGGCGCGAAAGTAGTCCTGATCGGGCAGCCGTTTGCTGGCGTCCATCGCGATCAGGTCGCGCCACCA includes the following:
- the tnpA gene encoding IS200/IS605 family transposase, coding for MANTYTNLLYHIVFSTKDRISLIEPSVRPDLHGYLGGIVRELGGTALEIGGVADHVHLLVKLPPKIAISDFMRELKANSSKWMNEQRMKLRKFGWQDGYAAFSVSKSQVPSVRNTSKIKSVIISGWASRKSFGDCCGGTKLNLMSDTFGDDFDGLRLR
- a CDS encoding glycosyltransferase; its protein translation is MHIAVACDHPDAVLVHKPSWVADGFRAAGHSVVPVYDLAGVRSADEECDLVLFDHKASGMNRAALAALTRRPRRAVWAQWWRDLIAMDASKRLPDQDYFRAFAAVMRGMDIVFVKERSLVDEYHQLGINARWLDQACPAEMPACEHRRQPEWDVLVLGSTGYVQRRADARALADAGFRVLWTGMAGSDPVPSGVQWQPWVHPLKLPELASRCGVVLGVDWRSDLPGYTSDRTYLACGMGACYIARCHDASSPPATLAAWVYSRSDELIAVVRAAMSDVDERRRRGERSRRLVMEQHTYAHRAAEIANLVAPTMNGFR